A window of Plasmodium malariae genome assembly, chromosome: 5 contains these coding sequences:
- the IF2c gene encoding translation initiation factor IF-2, putative translates to MNRVNIKKFEDPNLWLYQNVLKKGEELKKGNVFNNEINKNAKEKLKLILKECREKYDIELKELNSSRKEVTLLNNAHTNKKIDISALTFNPFKEKNKTLNLKHILSETSKRCEYISRIRSGNGGNYGNVNSSGNSISYNSSHSSSCSSKRNENWSCNTRGSTYNSNINDHQNAEKAIMEKNKLHAEIKKNDFFKQMKEIKEESISKITSFFNNYMNYYDTHLKEKYMNHYLNNYEERNKLKDDDYQMNEPQVEMNYGKSYVMENGNTTGQINIKSSNNISDNFSTPKEVISREGYTYQLDAYPVHLNEKDGKQNLPNHIGDRYRNVINEDRLNIKNNVQLEFNKTTEGGPNNDNITYNKKIESYEKQKKKEKKKQEYLNINNVEDLSKGTNYHKNITFLEESNNGANNSGVSDNSKIYGDIIHGRQDSANSTNCLSYPSQNESNEYLNASGKLKETTVMKKRHIGEYNNTSNNIRYDNDYNDNNNNNSNNNNNNNNNNNNNNNNNNNNNNNNNNSNNNNNSNNNNSNNNNNSNNNYYNNNSSNSNNCSDNNWEEERYKHQLMSNKTKQHLNHFSIFEKINNTSLYSNIEPICPTMGDENLSISSILLNLREKKKGTEMNKNSSVASYSNKITSADATISKKREEKFLACSNFNENVLLYESRKKGEEELHTLGEKSYEVKIAYDKHILPNLQKDSNKKGKGYIKQYEYLDSNNITVNTLGHHLNIEEEKIINVCKYILDNDYINKYTRLEKEVAELVCEELNVLDKLRYSCISLRKRNPIVTILGHVDHGKTTLLDQFRNSNIAKNEIGGITQKLGAFEVLDRKTNKKITFLDTPGHAVFKKIRQRCVQCTDLIILVISIDDGIMSETVECIQLAKKYNIPLIIAVNKIDKYNSNVEKISKSLLNYEIITELENGSVPIIPISAKKNINIDLLQKSILDVSDKLNLVCDYGTLSSAYVLEKKVDAAKGKLLTVIGKSGILKVNSYILIGHVYTKIKRIFNSDDKIVKEAYPSEVVQIVCSISFSDDSIKYGDMILEMTNLKSAQKIAKYKLKILQYKLMNNYYLEGDDQEEKFLLRESEKLYDRDEDGTRERAPGTISSNVSTNLVFKRINYTLKEDKRGEEKAEAKVKANDSVSVKDRMVKRREGRIASHLELPQVPLIIKTCDEGSIHAIIEGIDEFTKSEKKKKYCDINNFIDRNYVDKNFLKKEKLENNDEIFEKWKPFKIITKGVGTFNMSELKYCEYVKPCFLFAFNVDIDNKVQTFIESNNNAILRNHNIIYELFQDIENVCNFYFDSLHIYESVSRMIVNKTGSYSLKKNKAPKKKVLSVDIKEGSCNTNNYFTVLRNKQIIHKRLTILSMQKNKQSATELTKTCNVNAIIFNTNSEDFEIGDEIIAYKKVTRPPLFNKIKSFDLYC, encoded by the coding sequence ATGAACagagtaaatataaaaaaatttgaagacCCCAATTTGTGGTTATACCAAAATGTTTTAAAGAAAGGAGAGGAACTGAAAAAGGGGAATGTATTTAATAAcgaaataaacaaaaatgcaaaggaaaaattaaaattaattttaaaagaatgtagagaaaaatatgatatagaGTTAAAAGAATTGAATAGTAGCAGGAAAGAGGTAACGTTATTAAATAATGCCCACACAAATAAGAAGATAGATATAAGCGCATTAACTTTTAACCCCttcaaggaaaaaaataaaacattgaACTTGAAGCACATTTTAAGTGAAACAAGCAAAAGGTGTGAATACATTAGCAGGATTAGAAGCGGCAACGGTGGTAACTATGGTAATGTTAACAGTAGCGGTAATAGTATTAGCTATAATAGCAGTCATAGTAGCAGTTGTAGTAGCAAGAGGAATGAGAACTGGAGTTGCAACACGCGTGGAAGCACTTATAATAGCAATATTAATGACCATCAAAATGCCGAAAAGGCtattatggaaaaaaacaaattacatgcagaaattaaaaaaaatgacttttttaaacaaatgaAAGAGATTAAAGAAGAAAGTATTTCGAAGATAACGtctttttttaacaattacATGAATTACTATGACACTCATTTGAAGGAGAAATATATGAaccattatttaaataattatgaagaaaGGAATAAGCTAAAGGATGATGATTATCAGATGAATGAACCACAAGTGGAAATGAATTATGGCAAAAGTTACGTAATGGAAAATGGTAATACGACAGGAcaaattaacataaaaagtAGTAATAACATAAGTGATAATTTTAGTACCCCAAAAGAAGTAATATCTAGGGAGGGATATACATATCAATTGGATGCATACCCAGTACACCTTAACGAAAAAGATGGTAAACAAAATTTACCAAATCATATAGGTGATAGGTACAGAAATGTAATAAATGAAGATAgacttaatataaaaaacaatgtTCAGTTAGAGTTCAACAAAACTACAGAAGGAGGACCTAACAATGacaatataacatataataagaaaatagaatcgtatgaaaaacaaaaaaaaaaagaaaaaaaaaagcaagaatatttaaatattaataatgttgAAGATTTATCGAAAGGAACCAACTATCATAAGAACATTACCTTTTTAGAGGAATCAAATAATGGTGCTAACAATAGTGGTGTCAGTGacaatagtaaaatatacgGGGACATTATTCATGGAAGACAGGACTCTGCAAATAGCACAAACTGTTTATCGTATCCATCGCAAAATGAATCTAACGAATATCTTAATGCTAGCGGCAAGCTGAAAGAAACAACAGTTATGAAAAAGAGGCATATAGGAGAATATAACAATACGAGCAACAACATACGGTACGATAATGATTATaacgataataataataataatagtaataataataataataataataataataataataataataataataataataataataataataataataataataatagtaataataataataatagtaataataataatagtaataataataataatagtaataataattattataacaataatagtagtaacagtaataactGTAGTGATAATAATTGGGAAGAAGAAAGATATAAGCATCAACTGATGAGTAATAAGACAAAACAACATCTCAACCATTTCagcatttttgaaaaaatcaATAACACATCATTATATTCTAATATTGAACCTATTTGCCCAACAATGGGGGATGAAAACCTTTCCATCTCTTCTATATTGCTAAACTTaagggaaaagaaaaaaggtacagaaatgaataaaaacaGTTCAGTAGCGTCTTACTCGAATAAGATCACAAGTGCAGATGCTACGATTAGcaaaaaaagggaagaaaAATTTTTGGCTTGTTCTAATTTCAATGAGAATGTATTACTGTATGAGAGCAGGAAAAAAGGGGAAGAAGAATTGCACACTTTAGGGGAAAAGTCATATGAAGTAAAAATTGCATAtgataaacatatattaccAAATTTGCAAAAGGattctaataaaaaaggaaaaggataTATAAAACAGTACGAATACCTGGATAGCAATAATATAACTGTGAACACGTTAGGacatcatttaaatatagaagaagaaaagataataaatgtgtgtaaatatatattagataatgactatattaataaatacacaAGATTAGAAAAAGAAGTTGCTGAATTAGTATGTGAAGAATTGAATGTATTAGATAAGTTAAGATATAGTTGTATTAGTTTGAGAAAAAGGAATCCTATTGTTACAATTTTAGGACATGTAGATCATGGGAAAACTACTCTACTGGATCAGTTTAGAAATTCGAATATAGCCAAAAATGAAATAGGTGGTATAACTCAAAAGTTAGGTGCATTTGAAGTGTTAGATAGAAAGaccaataaaaaaattacatttctAGATACCCCTGGTCATgctgtttttaaaaaaattagacaAAGATGTGTACAATGTACggatttaataatattagtaattTCAATCGATGATGGAATAATGAGTGAAACTGTTGAATGTATACAACTAgccaaaaaatataatatcccTTTAATAATAGctgtaaataaaattgataaatataatagtaatgtAGAAAAAATTTCCAAGTCTTTGTTAAATTACGAAATCATAACAGAATTGGAAAATGGGTCTGTACCTATTATACCTATAtctgcaaaaaaaaatataaacattgaTTTATTgcaaaaaagtatattagaTGTTAGTGATAAGTTAAATTTAGTGTGCGATTATGGGACTTTATCTTCTGCGTATGTACTAGAAAAAAAGGTAGATGCAGCTAAAGGAAAACTACTAACTGTTATTGGTAAATCGGGAATATTAAAAGTTAACtcgtatatattaattggacatgtatatacaaaaattaagaGAATTTTTAATAGTGATGATAAAATTGTGAAAGAAGCGTATCCTTCTGAAGTTGTTCAGATTGTATGCTCTATATCCTTTTCAGATGATAGTATAAAATATGGTGATATGATTCTAGAAATGACTAATTTAAAAAGTGCTCAAAAAATTGCAAAGTATAAACTGAAAATTCTTCAGTACAAGTTAATGAATAATTACTACTTGGAAGGAGATGATCAGGAGGAAAAGTTTCTTCTTAGAGAATCAGAAAAACTGTATGATAGAGATGAGGATGGCACCCGGGAAAGAGCACCCGGTACCATTAGTAGTAATGTTTCTACAAATTTggtatttaaaagaattaactATACTTTGAAGGAAGATAAAAGGGGGGAGGAAAAAGCAGAAGCAAAAGTAAAAGCAAATGACAGCGTAAGTGTGAAGGACAGGATGGTGAAGAGAAGAGAAGGGCGAATCGCAAGTCATCTCGAACTGCCACAAGTCCCCCTAATAATTAAAACGTGTGATGAAGGTAGCATACATGCAATAATAGAAGGTATTGATGAATTTACCAAAAgcgaaaagaaaaaaaagtattgtgatataaacaattttattGATAGGAATTATGTGgataaaaactttttaaaaaaggaaaagttagaaaataatgatgaaatatttgaaaaatggaaacccttcaaaattataacaaaagGAGTTGGGACATTTAATATGAGCGAGTTAAAATATTGTGAATATGTTAAACCATGTTTTCTATTTGCATTTAATGTTGATATAGATAATAAAGTACAAACGTTTATagaaagtaataataatgcaatattaagaaatcataatattatttatgagCTATTTCAAGATATTGAAAATGTGTGCAATTTTTACTTTGATTCTTTGCATATTTATGAATCAGTTTCTAGAATGATCGTAAATAAAACTGGAAGCTATTctttgaaaaaaaacaaagccccaaaaaaaaaagtgttatCTGTAGATATTAAGGAGGGATCATGTAATACCAACAATTATTTTACTGTTTTGAggaataaacaaattattcaTAAGAGACTTACCATTTTGTctatgcaaaaaaataaacaaagtGCTACTGAGTTGACGAAAACTTGTAACGTCAATGCTATTATTTTCAACACAAATTCTGAGGACTTTGAAATAGGAGATGAAATAATAGCCTATAAGAAAGTCACACGTCCCCCACTGTTCAATAAAATCAAATCATTTGATTTGTATTGTTAA
- the DBP10 gene encoding ATP-dependent RNA helicase DBP10, putative — MKIGNIKKNKSFTKGLNGIRNTRKGGKRSTSNKGIIRKRGKTKNSKLHNINEKNNKMKTAKRGFISKKGEVTKDEKKMIIKGSKKNSVVLKSGNKNKEKCKYSSQNEEQNNPKRRYAWLFDKVKKKKKDQTFGSDSVSSNGSSRHSGSEDPGDTPSSEGKRTKYINQNTKKKFVLYKKRKNKKKNKVILSCFQNLGLSEKMCRSISSNLKYNRPTDIQKLCIPKILNRKDIICISKTGSGKSLVYLSTLIDLLGEHSKFFGIRGVIILPTKELVIQIYKLARKICMNYFNLKINIIIGGVSLIKQFDLLKENLDIVICTPGRLSFILEETKLSLEKVEILIIDEADRLLELNYYNDMNNIYKNLHTSFKQTLLISATLPTNVENYFRLKLNNPEVLFVNSDNVISDQLKLHFLFCRSYEKYAVLIKLIFLCKNKKLGKTMIFFCTKYHILFFSKIFNYIKIPHATLYGNSDTSFRIQQINNFTRNNNIQFLLVTDLASRGINITTVQNIINYNLPYSPKLFIHRVGRACRNNLTGYGISLVTYQDILYAYEICFFIGKKLKFYRGDGQCPLGGEDFVNQKETNEVGLSEADVMVPDKKDTVGFSETVVVVAGETDVTVPCETDVAVPGETDVAVPGETDIIGLSETYLVAPDETDVVVPDETDAVVPDETDAVIQGERDETKPGEEDNKNHVYIGALNNIGDYIEFIDNLKKDDSELVSLNKSMQASYKLYYSMRPKVSKYASTKCVNKIKKIGGLYKLCLIYHPDELYRNTSNNENELTNKYENSTNLTLLKGGGSVFNNLIKFPENYNKQESTQEISNNENENNEYVRDKLLNVQGGSPSHYRESEKMNHTHKDVISFLHNFQNSKSSNSNRKSNISSNDKAKSISEVVKEKLNKLKEKTKRYKNRKYDSISNDVNELMDSFSFGLSADECDNETSEKWKSNILFNCEEKYDINKEEKKKGKLSKRALKKMLKGQKGEAVSNTIEQVTRKKEEISLDDILKKINQKKMKTDTSAMFDLKTPGFDLLPDEEDELKKQRFIKKQVWDKKKKKFVLREIDTFQGNAITSMDKNNGKKINVSTVNNNNSVKSSTAVGIYQKWVKRTKNRINNIGELEEDNKIRDRFKSRQTKNNEKNDKERNIEMLELTHPEITESLSKNIKLTKKQQRLYKKYITGKYDTSTSNILNAPQLKEKKKKSVLQNKIRTDRNFRVKYVRARKKKHERKLKEKYNLKSARSRSLAIIKKKKISK; from the coding sequence atgaaaattggcaacattaaaaagaataaaagttTTACGAAAGGTCTCAATGGGATTCGGAATACCAGGAAGGGGGGGAAGAGAAGTACATCAAACAAAGGTATAATAAGAAAACGtggaaaaacgaaaaattctaaattacataatataaatgagaaaaataacaaaatgaaaactGCTAAACGAGGTTTCATCtcaaaaaaaggagaagTAACTAAAGACGAAAAGAAGATGATAATAAAAGGgagcaaaaaaaattctgTTGTTTTGAAGAGTggtaacaaaaataaagagaaatgtaaatattcCTCTCAAAATGAAGAACAAAACAACCCTAAAAGGAGGTACGCATGGTTATTTGATaaagtcaaaaaaaaaaaaaaagaccaAACGTTTGGAAGTGACAGCGTAAGTAGTAATGGTAGTAGTCGTCATAGCGGTAGTGAAGATCCAGGGGATACACCATCGAGTGAGGGGAAAAGGACAAAATACATAAATCAgaataccaaaaaaaaattcgttttgtataagaaaaggaaaaataagaaaaaaaataaggtaaTTTTAAGTTGCTTTCAAAATTTAGGATTAAGTGAAAAAATGTGCAGAAGCATATCGAGTAACTTAAAGTATAACAGACCAACagatatacaaaaattatgtatacctaaaattttaaatagaaaagatataatatgtataagtaaAACAGGTTCAGGGAAATCACTTGTATACTTAAGTACATTAATAGATTTACTAGGGGAACACAGTAAATTTTTTGGCATAAGAGGAGTAATTATATTACCCACCAAAGAATTGGTCATACAGATTTATAAATTGGCTAGAAAGATATgtatgaattattttaatttaaagataaatataattataggTGGTGTTAGTCTAATTAAACAATTTGAtcttttaaaagaaaatctAGATATAGTAATATGTACCCCAGGAAGGTTAAGTTTCATTTTAGAAGAAACGAAATTAAGTTTAGAAAAAGTAGAGATATTAATTATTGATGAAGCAGATAGATTATtagaattaaattattacaatgatatgaacaatatatataaaaatttgcaCACATCTTTTAAACAAACATTATTAATAAGTGCAACTTTACCAACTAATGTTGAGAATTATTTCagattaaaattaaataaccCAGAAGTTCTTTTTGTTAATTCAGATAATGTTATAAGTGACCAATTAAaactacattttttattttgtagatcttatgaaaaatatgctgtgcttattaaattaatttttttatgtaaaaataaaaaattaggaaaaacgatgatatttttttgtacaaaatatcatattttattttttagtaaaatttttaattatattaaaataccACATGCTACCTTGTATGGTAATTCAGATACATCTTTTCGTATTCagcaaataaataattttacaagaAATAACAACATTCAATTCTTGTTAGTAACAGACTTAGCTTCAAGAGGTATTAACATTACCACTGTTcagaatattattaattataatttacctTATTCTCCTAAATTGTTTATACACAGAGTTGGTAGAGCATGCAGAAATAATTTAACAGGCTATGGTATATCCTTGGTTACTTATCAGGATATTTTATATGCCTACGAGATTTGCTTTTTCATAGGAAAAAAGTTGAAGTTCTACAGGGGCGACGGTCAGTGTCCCCTCGGTGGGGAGGACTTTGTGAACCAAAAAGAGACAAACGAAGTAGGCCTTAGTGAAGCAGATGTAATGGTTCCAGACAAGAAAGACACGGTAGGCTTTAGTGAGACGGTTGTAGTAGTCGCAGGAGAGACAGATGTAACAGTCCCATGCGAAACAGATGTAGCAGTTCCAGGCGAAACAGATGTAGCAGTTCCAGGCGAAACAGATATAATAGGTCTTAGTGAGACATATTTAGTAGCCCCAGATGAGACAGATGTGGTAGTCCCAGATGAGACGGATGCGGTAGTCCCAGATGAGACAGATGCGGTAATCCAGGGAGAGAGAGACGAAACAAAACCTGGGGAAGAGGACAACAAGAATCATGTCTACATAGGGGCACTAAATAACATTGGCGATTACATCGAATTTATTGACAATCTAAAAAAAGACGACAGCGAATTGGTATCACTAAATAAAAGTATGCAGGCATCATATAAACTTTACTACTCTATGAGACCGAAAGTTTCGAAATATGCAAGCACAAAATGTGtcaacaaaattaaaaaaattggagGGTTGTACAAGTTATGTTTGATATATCACCCGGATGAGCTTTATAGAAATACTTCGAACAATGAGAACGAATTAACTaacaaatatgaaaattcaaCCAATCTGACCCTTTTGAAGGGAGGTGGAAGTGTGTTCAATAACTTGATTAAGTTTccagaaaattataataagcAGGAAAGTACGCAAGAAATaagtaataatgaaaatgaaaataatgaatatgtaAGAGACAAGCTTTTGAATGTACAGGGGGGATCCCCTTCCCATTACAGAGaaagtgaaaaaatgaaCCACACTCATAAAGatgttatttcatttttgcacaattttcaaaattcCAAAAGTAGTAATAGCAATAGAAAAAGCAATATTAGCAGTAATGACAAAGCGAAAAGCATATCGGAAGTGgttaaggaaaaattaaacaagCTAAAGGAAAAGACGAAAAGGTACAAAAACAGAAAATACGATTCGATTTCAAATGATGTAAATGAACTGATGGACTCCTTTTCCTTTGGACTGTCGGCCGACGAATGCGATAATGAAACTTcggaaaaatggaaaagtaatatactatttaattgtgaagaaaaatatgatataaataaggaagagaaaaagaaaggaaaactAAGCAAAAGAgcactaaaaaaaatgttgaaaGGACAGAAGGGAGAAGCAGTTAGTAACACTATAGAGCAAGTAaccagaaaaaaagaagaaatttcCTTAgatgatattttaaaaaaaataaatcaaaaaaaaatgaaaacagaTACATCTGCTATGTTTGACTTAAAAACTCCTGGTTTTGATTTACTGCCCGATGAAGAAGATGAATTGAAGAAGCAaagatttattaaaaaacaggtatgggataaaaaaaaaaagaaatttgtTCTAAGAGAGATAGATACTTTTCAAGGAAATGCAATTACAAGTATGGACAAAAacaatggaaaaaaaattaacgtaTCCACTGtcaacaataataatagtgtAAAGAGTAGTACTGCTGTGGGAATTTATCAAAAATGGGTAAAGAGGACGAAAAATAGAATCAATAATATTGGGGAGTTAGAAGAGGATAATAAAATCAGAGATCGCTTCAAAAGTAGACAAACAAAGAACaacgaaaaaaatgataaagaaaGGAATATAGAAATGTTAGAGCTAACGCACCCAGAAATTACAGAATCGTtatctaaaaatattaaactaactaaaaaacaacaaagactgtataaaaaatacattacaGGAAAATACGACACTTCGACATCAAACATTCTTAATGCTCCTCAActaaaggagaaaaaaaaaaaaagcgttttacaaaataaaataagaacagATAGGAATTTTAGAGTGAAATATGTACGAGCTCGAAAGAAAAAACACGAGCGAAAATtgaaggaaaaatataacttaaaaAGTGCAAGGTCTAGGTCATTAgctattataaaaaagaaaaaaataagcaaatgA